GCTTTGACTTTTTCCAGAATAAACTGTCGCAGGAGAGTCCCGGACACTTCGCACGAATCCACCCAGTCAAATCCAAAGGCATAAACCGGCAAATCCAGAAATACCTTCAGCGGCGTCTTCCAGTCATGCAGGCCGCCGAGCAGTTTTCCGAAAAAGTCCCAGGCCAGGCCGGTCCACCCGCGCTCTTCGGCTTTGGGATACTTCTTGAGGATTTCTGGGTCCCCTTGGTCCATGACTTTGCGGCCTTTCTTGATGAGAAGCTTGTAGCGCTTCTCCGGGGCGCACCAAAAGTACGCGTTTGACATGAAATACAAATCATCTGGATCCCATACGGGCTCATCGTCCAAATTGCTCAACCTCGACGCCATGACCCCCGGCACCACCACTATGGCCACGGTCTGCCGCTTGACCCGAAAAACATGGGTCCGGTTCACTTCGCAGTTGGAGGCGACGCGAGGCTTGAACATTTCCTGCGGCGTCTTTTCGTAGATTCTGGGGGCGACGTATCCATCCTTGGCATGTTTGATCCGGACCATTTTTTTCATGGCAGCACCTTCTGGTAGGCGGGTTCTTCGTAAAGGTTCACATGGGCTTCGCTGTCCTGGCAGAAAAAGTGGTCTATGGTCACATCATTGGTCGGCACTCCCTGCGGATCGAGCCAGACGACATTGTGGACCAGCGACAAGGGAGCGGCGTTTGTCTCGGAACCCGAAACCGGAAAACACGTAAACAGCTCCAAGCCACTGGCAGGGATGGCCGCCCGCGCCGAATCGGCTGCCGGTTCTTCCTCTCCCTGTGATTCCAGCACAAAGGCGATCCAGTACTCTTTCGGACAGTCCAGACAGATGGGTTCAGCCACGATAACCTCCCTGGGTGCAGATATTGCGCATGGCGGCGACGGCCGCGTCTTCGTTGACGATCCTGGCGGTAAAAGGCTTGAGGGCGGGGATAGATTCGGTGTCGGGAAAGGATTCCCCGTGGAGCAGGCAGCAGCGGATGAACAGTTCAAGGGCTTGTTCGCTGGACAATCCAAGGGCGAGCCCCCTTTGCACATGACGGACGGTGAAGGCCAGGAGCGGTTCATCCCCTGGCGGCAGGGGCAAAGACGCATCCGGCGTCGGGCCGCACAGGGAGAAGACGATATTGCGGGCCAGAATCTGGGCGCGGCCTACCCGGAAGACTTCGGCATGGCGTGCGCCAAATATGTACCACGGGCAGGGATGGACAGGCCGGGGAGCGTCCGGGTTTTCGGGGGCATGGTCGATGCGGGCCCAGCCCTCCGCGCTCGTGCGGGTCAGGACCAGCCGCGCCGGACCCAGAAGCAAAGGGGCTTCTTCGGGCATGGCGGCGCAGATACGCTCCAGGATGCGCCCATCCCAGATGCGAAAGATGAGATTTTTCCCTTCCGTCTTGACCAGCAGCAAGCTGCGCAGATGGGCCAATACATCTTCGATCGGGGCATCTGAAGCCACGACCATGCCCCAGCCCCTCGGATCGTGTTCTTCGAGCCAGTCCAGGATCAATGAACCGGGCGTCAC
The sequence above is a segment of the Desulfomicrobium apsheronum genome. Coding sequences within it:
- a CDS encoding esterase/lipase family protein, whose product is MKKMVRIKHAKDGYVAPRIYEKTPQEMFKPRVASNCEVNRTHVFRVKRQTVAIVVVPGVMASRLSNLDDEPVWDPDDLYFMSNAYFWCAPEKRYKLLIKKGRKVMDQGDPEILKKYPKAEERGWTGLAWDFFGKLLGGLHDWKTPLKVFLDLPVYAFGFDWVDSCEVSGTLLRQFILEKVKADKVIIISHSMGGLVTRYALAGEGGEALAKKVLGVV
- a CDS encoding DUF4123 domain-containing protein, with protein sequence MHELRMNEVVRQVFDPKAVLEEIRNKGWSAWLVLDPGCHPDALARLYALEPDTKKTLLFLDSRLEHMHELSPRILPVTPGSLILDWLEEHDPRGWGMVVASDAPIEDVLAHLRSLLLVKTEGKNLIFRIWDGRILERICAAMPEEAPLLLGPARLVLTRTSAEGWARIDHAPENPDAPRPVHPCPWYIFGARHAEVFRVGRAQILARNIVFSLCGPTPDASLPLPPGDEPLLAFTVRHVQRGLALGLSSEQALELFIRCCLLHGESFPDTESIPALKPFTARIVNEDAAVAAMRNICTQGGYRG